The Setaria italica strain Yugu1 chromosome IX, Setaria_italica_v2.0, whole genome shotgun sequence genome has a window encoding:
- the LOC101770532 gene encoding uncharacterized protein LOC101770532 — MAAASQSDAPRREPGQRRPMCGVCTKPIRLCLCGRLRSPPVDTAVGVTVLQHAMEAHHPLNSTRVARLGLLNLAVAQVTDVNHRAHFILTTLETGSAAAPGLGCGPVAARSGNLAFPRDGTCGKSDEVGASCDSEDSGLYSSGDLGVEDINFVGEVGSPGWAHNGAGSFGFKKVKSDGQPADLDRPSSGANQVGNSVVDSVNGESNHISEGMVNDCNGIGVEKVEVGADLGQDWTMKSMDKCTIAFTEKELRIDIERGVKPKIRWLSRGLLGEAAVSNGFVVTKIQMKKCKLTGEITEFEEFSITIPPKSALLFPCQRAISIDASGCQVQHLIVLDGTWAKAQRMYHENPWLQLLPHVKLESDRVSLYSEVRHEPRAGCLSTIESIVVAMKKLGEDSKELDDLLDVFESMIADQRRCKDENVKQKLKS; from the coding sequence ATGGCAGCGGCGAGCCAGAGTGACGCGCCTCGGCGGGAGCCCGGCCAGCGCCGCCCCATGTGCGGCGTCTGCACGAAGCCCATCCGCCTCTGCCTCTgcggccgcctccgctcccctccGGTGGACACCGCCGTCGGCGTCACCGTGCTGCAGCACGCGATGGAGGCCCACCACCCGCTCAACTCCACCCGTGTCGCGCGCCTCGGCCTCCTtaacctcgccgtcgcccaggtCACCGACGTCAACCACCGCGCCCACTTCATCCTCACCACGCTCGAAACCggcagcgccgcggcgccgggtcTTGGATGCGGTCCTGTAGCCGCCCGTTCCGGAAATCTTGCATTTCCTCGTGATGGGACTTGTGGGAAATCAGATGAAGTTGGCGCGAGCTGCGATTCTGAGGATTCAGGGTTGTATTCCTCTGGTGATTTGGGTGTTGAAGACATCAATTTTGTTGGAGAGGTTGGTTCTCCTGGTTGGGCCCACAATGGTGCTGGTAGTTTTGGATTCAAGAAGGTGAAGAGTGATGGGCAACCTGCAGATCTGGATAGGCCTAGCTCTGGAGCTAACCAGGTAGGGAACTCTGTTGTTGATTCTGTTAATGGTGAAAGCAATCATATAAGTGAGGGGATGGTCAATGATTGCAATGGTATAGGTGTAGAAAAAGTTGAAGTTGGTGCTGATCTTGGGCAAGATTGGACCATGAAGAGCATGGATAAGTGCACTATTGCATTCACAGAGAAGGAACTAAGGATTGATATTGAGCGTGGTGTGAAACCAAAAATCAGATGGTTATCAAGAGGCCTGCTTGGTGAAGCAGCTGTCTCAAATGGTTTTGTTGTCACAAAGATACAAATGAAGAAGTGTAAACTCACTGGAGAAATAACAGAGTTTGAGGAATTTTCAATTACCATACCGCCAAAATCAGCTCTGCTGTTTCCATGCCAGCGGGCAATCAGCATAGATGCTTCAGGTTGTCAGGTGCAGCATCTGATTGTGTTGGATGGCACTTGGGCAAAGGCACAAAGGATGTACCATGAGAATCCATGGTTACAACTTCTGCCACATGTGAAGCTCGAGTCAGATAGGGTTAGCTTGTATAGTGAGGTGAGGCATGAGCCAAGGGCTGGGTGCTTGTCTACCATTGAGAGCATAGTTGTTGCCATGAAGAAATTGGGAGAGGATTCAAAGGAATTGGATGATCTCCTGGATGTTTTTGAGTCGATGATTGCTGATCAGCGGCGATGCAAGGATGAGAATGTGAAGCAAAAGCTGAAGTCCTAA
- the LOC101770943 gene encoding protein FATTY ACID EXPORT 5 yields the protein MHDFCFTIPYGFAVLAGGVLGYLRRGSTASLAGGAGAGALLLLAGFVSLKAFEKRRNSYLALALETLCAFALTYVMGQRYLETSKVMPAGVVAGLSALMSAFYLFKIATGGNHIPPKKE from the exons ATGCACGACTTCTGCTTCACGATCCCCTACGGGTTCGCCGTGCTGGCCGGCGGCGTGCTGGGCTACCTCCGCCGCGGCAGCACTGCCTCCCTCGcggggggcgccggcgccggcgcgctcctcctcctcgcgggGTTCGTCAGCCTCAAGGCCTTCGAGAAGCGGCGCAACTCCTACCTCGCCCTCGCGCTCGAGACCC TTTGTGCATTCGCCCTGACCTACGTTATGGGGCAGAGATACCTAGAAACTTCAAAGGTAATGCCAGCTGGTGTTGTTGCTGGTCTCAG CGCCTTGATGTCTGCATTCTATCTATTCAAGATTGCAACCGGTGGCAACCACATCCCACCAAAGAAAGAGTAA
- the LOC101771333 gene encoding molybdate transporter 1 has protein sequence MATTVTHDPEAALAGDKEPRGPRSLLLRARDNLAFRSVWSELNGAMGDLGTYIPIVLSLALASHLDLGTTLIFTGIYNAVTGLIYGVPMPVQPMKAIAATALSDPSFGIPEVMAAGILTAAFVLLLGVTRLMQLVYWFVPLPVVRGIQLAQGLNFAMAAVKYIRYEQNLGKGKSSGRRPWTGLDGLILAIAAICFILLVNGAGSESSRRSSSNSSTVQDQGHGQGGDRDTHRQSQEEGERQEEERDESGRWRSMIRRAAPAIPSAVIVFVLGVAFAVARHPAAVRELRAGPSRMRVVRISREAWRQGFLKGAVPQIPLSVLNSVVAVCKLTRDLFPEKAAAASATSVSVTMGAMNLVGCWFGAMPCCHGAGGLAGQYRFGGRSGGCVAALGALKLALGLALGGSMLRVLVAFPVGLLGVLLLFAGVELAVVARDMSSKAEAFVMLLCAAVSLVGSSAALGFLCGMVAHGLLMLRAWAMGFRLS, from the coding sequence ATGGCTACCACCGTGACCCATGACCCGGAAGCGGCGCTCGCCGGCGATAAGGAGCCGAGGGGGCCAAGGTCCTTGCTTTTGCGCGCGCGCGACAACCTGGCGTTCCGGTCGGTGTGGTCGGAGCTCAACGGCGCCATGGGCGACCTGGGCACCTACATCCCCATCGTGCTGTCGCTGGCGCTGGCCAGCCACCTCGACCTCGGCACCACCCTCATCTTCACGGGCATCTACAACGCCGTCACCGGCCTCATCTACGGCGTGCCCATGCCCGTGCAGCCGATGAAGgccatcgccgccaccgcgctcTCCGACCCCTCGTTCGGCATCCCCGAGGTCATGGCCGCCGGCATCCTCACCGCCGCCTTCGTCCTCTTACTCGGCGTCACGCGGCTGATGCAGCTCGTCTACTGGTTCGTCCCGCTCCCCGTCGTGCGCGGCATCCAGCTCGCGCAGGGGCTCAACTTCGCCATGGCGGCGGTCAAGTACATCCGCTACGAGCAGAACCTCGGCAAGGGCAagtcctccggccgccgcccctggaCCGGCCTCGACGGCCTCATCCTGGCCATCGCAGCCATCTGCTTCATCCTCCTCGTCAACGGCGCAGGATCCGAGagcagccgccgcagcagcagcaatagCAGCACCGTCCAAGATCAAGGCCATGGCCAAGGAGGAGACAGAGACACACATCGCCAAAGCCAAGAAGAAGGAGAGcgccaagaagaagagagggacGAATCAGGTCGCTGGCGCTCCATGATTaggcgcgcggcgccggcgatccCGTCGGCGGTGATCGTGTTCGTGCTGGGCGTGGCGTTCGCCGTGGCGCGGCACCCGGCGGCGGTCCGTGAGCTGCGCGCGGGGCCATCGCGGATGCGCGTGGTGCGCATCTCGCGTGAGGCGTGGAGGCAGGGGTTCCTCAAGGGCGCCGTGCCGCAGATCCCGCTGTCCGTGCTCAACTCCGTGGTGGCGGTGTGCAAGCTGACGCGCGACCTGTTcccggagaaggcggcggcggcgtcggcgacgtcggTGTCGGTGACGATGGGCGCCATGAACCTGGTAGGGTGCTGGTTCGGGGCCATGCCGTGCtgccacggcgccggcgggctgGCGGGGCAGTACAGGTTcggcgggcgcagcggcgggTGCGTAGCGGCGCTGGGCGCGCTGAAGCTGGCGCTGGGGCTCGCACTGGGGGGATCCATGCTGCGCGTGCTGGTGGCGTTCCCCGTCGGGCTCCTCGGCGTGCTGCTGCTCTTCGCCGGCGTCGAGCTCGCCGTCGTGGCCAGGGACATGTCCTCAAAGGCGGAGGCGTTCGTCATGCTGCTCTGCGCCGCCGTGTCGCTCGTCGGATCCAGCGCCGCGCTGGGATTCCTCTGCGGCATGGTCGCGCACGGCCTGCTCATGCTCAGGGCCTGGGCGATGGGGTTCAGGCTGAGCTAG